From the genome of Bacteroidales bacterium:
CGGAGGTGTAGGAGAATTTAGTTTTACTTTAGGGACAAATATTAATGATGTTTTATATCTCGGAGGTACAATAGGTTTTACTTCAGTAAATTATAAATATAAATCTACTTATACCGAAACAAACTTCCCTGCGATTAATGCAGAAATTATCGAAAGTCCGGGAGACAGCACCTTAGTAAACCCTAACAGAATTGAATTTAATGAAACGCTTTATACCGAGGGCAGCGGAATTAATGCTAAATTCGGAATGATCTTTCAGCCTGTAAAGTTTTTAAGAATAGGCGGTGCAGTTCATACTTCAACATTATATGATTTTACCGATGAATACTTTACGTCTATGGATGTAAGATATCCTGTTGCTGATGCAGACGGTAATTCTGAATATAATTCTGAATCTGATGACAATATTTTTGAATGGAGATTAAAAACTCCATTCAGAGCAAATGCAGGAGTTGCTTTTATTTTAGATTCGTATAAGATAGGAAAGTTTTTTACTGTCCCTATGATATTAAGTCTTGATTATGAGTATGTTGATTATTCTTCAGCCGAATTAAGAAATTCATATTTCGATGATTCCGGTAACGATTTCGGTACTGCAAATAACAGAATAGGAAACATCTATAAAGAAACACATAACATAAGAGCAGGTGCAGAATTTAACTTCGGATTTATGAAAGTAAGAGGAGGTTATGCACTTTATTCAAGTCCTTATTCAGCCGATGAAGGTTTTAGTAATGCAAAATCGGTTTATTCGGGAGGCTTAGGGTTTGCATCAGAGCATTCTTATATTGATTTTTCATACTCGTTTTTACCGACAACAGAAAAATTAAATTTATATAATGCAACTGATATTTTTCCTGATAATCCAATCGGAAACATAACAGAGCCGCAAGCAATTGCAGAAAACAAAAAACAATTTTTTAAAGTTACTTTCGGCTTTCGGTTTTAATATATTAAATTTCCTCAATATAATAATTCAAAAATGCAGCTTTAATAAACTGCGTTTTTTTATGTTCTTATCACTCCTGTTTTATAATCTTCCGAAATTGGATTGTGAGATGCGGCTTCAATACCCATTGAAATTATTTTTCTTGTTTCCGTAGGCTCAATCACGGCATCAACCCATAAACGGCTTGCTGCATAATAAGGACTTGTTTGTTTATTGTACCTTTCAGTAATTTCAGATAATAATTCTTCCTGCTCTTTTTCTGAAATTTTTTCCCCTTTTCCTTTTAATGAAGCAATTTGTATTTGCAGTAAAGTTTTTGCGGCACTTGCACCGCTCATTACTGCTAATCTTGCAGAAGGCCAAGCAACAATTAGCCTGGGGTCGTATGCTTTTCCGTTCATTGCATAATTGCCGGCACCGTATGAATTTCCTATTATTATCGTGAATTTAGGAACAACAGAGTTTGCAACTGCATTTACCATTTTTGCACCGTCTTTTATAATTCCGCCGTGTTCCGAACGTTTTCCTACCATAAAGCCTGTTACGTCATGTAAAAAAACTATAGGTATTTTTTTTTGATTGCAGTTCATTACAAAATGAGCACCTTTATCAGCAGAGTCAGAATAAATTACACCGCCGAATTGCATTTCTCCGGATTTGCTTTTTATAATTGTTCTTTGATTTGCAACTATTCCGACAGGCCAGCCCTCAATTTCGGCATAACCGCAAAGTAATGTTTTCCCGTAGTCTTTTTTATATTCTTCAAACTCTGAATTATCAACCAAACGCTCAATAATTTCTCTCATATCGTATTGCTTCTCTCTGTTATCAGGAAGAATGCCGTATATTTCTTTTGGGTCTTTTTTCGGTTCAATGTTTTTCTTTCTATTTAAACAGTATTTTCTTTCGCTGTTACAAGTTTTATCAATTAAACTTTTTATTTTATCAAGTGCATCTTTATCATTATCTGCTTTATAATCTACAACACCTGATATTTCTGTATGTGTAATTGCTCCGCCGAGCGTTTCGTTATCAACATTTTCACCTATTGCAGATTTTACAAGGTATGAACCTGCAAGAAAAATTGTTCCGGTATCTTTCACAATAATTGCTTCATCGGACATAACGGGAAGATATGCACCGC
Proteins encoded in this window:
- a CDS encoding acyl-CoA carboxylase subunit beta; translated protein: MNIEFNKNEDFNKLAVSDLKQRLTDVFLGGGKKKIEKLHSKGKMTARERINYLIDKNSRTIEIGAFAGEGMYKEYGGCPSAGVVVVIGYIKERMCVIVANDATVKAGAWFPITAKKNLRAQEIAMENHIPIIYLVDSAGVFLPMQDEIFPDKEHFGRIFRNNAKMSAMGIIQIAAVMGNCVAGGAYLPVMSDEAIIVKDTGTIFLAGSYLVKSAIGENVDNETLGGAITHTEISGVVDYKADNDKDALDKIKSLIDKTCNSERKYCLNRKKNIEPKKDPKEIYGILPDNREKQYDMREIIERLVDNSEFEEYKKDYGKTLLCGYAEIEGWPVGIVANQRTIIKSKSGEMQFGGVIYSDSADKGAHFVMNCNQKKIPIVFLHDVTGFMVGKRSEHGGIIKDGAKMVNAVANSVVPKFTIIIGNSYGAGNYAMNGKAYDPRLIVAWPSARLAVMSGASAAKTLLQIQIASLKGKGEKISEKEQEELLSEITERYNKQTSPYYAASRLWVDAVIEPTETRKIISMGIEAASHNPISEDYKTGVIRT